From Butyrivibrio proteoclasticus B316, the proteins below share one genomic window:
- a CDS encoding cysteine hydrolase family protein codes for MSLALIVIDIQEKYMDKYDMGLVDRVNARIREAEKSGMEVIYVMNSGKNEHDPEYKLADKLFLVSNCIYEKHFPSAFTSERFVGLLDSKSIREIELIGIDGSSCVAKTALDGVKKGYDVTVNLNCVSSINDKIFNETIKRMAEEGIKIIR; via the coding sequence GTGTCATTAGCTCTGATAGTAATAGATATTCAAGAAAAATACATGGATAAATATGACATGGGGCTTGTTGACCGCGTGAATGCCAGGATAAGAGAAGCAGAAAAAAGCGGGATGGAAGTCATTTATGTTATGAACTCTGGAAAGAATGAGCATGATCCTGAATATAAGCTAGCTGATAAACTCTTTCTTGTTTCTAACTGTATTTATGAAAAGCATTTTCCAAGTGCCTTTACGTCTGAGAGATTTGTCGGATTATTAGATAGCAAGAGTATCAGAGAGATTGAACTGATTGGGATTGATGGTAGTTCCTGTGTTGCAAAGACAGCCTTAGATGGAGTTAAAAAGGGATATGACGTTACAGTAAACCTAAACTGTGTTAGTAGCATAAATGATAAGATTTTTAATGAGACTATTAAAAGGATGGCAGAAGAAGGGATAAAGATAATCAGGTAG
- a CDS encoding GNAT family N-acetyltransferase codes for MKLSVLNIAKIKEIYETRMVIDFPKAELKPMKYIIEAVNVGIYECLGLYENEYCIGYTFLVKQGNSYLIDYIAIYPDKRNKGAGSTLLRLLNEYLADADIVIVEVEDSKYANSDEEKDLQTRRLGFYLRNGCIDTGLRVRCFGVPFIILSLGKDNGGEPDTLWDIYNAYYKAVLPKEMYEKNIERIG; via the coding sequence GTGAAACTAAGCGTTTTGAATATTGCTAAAATAAAGGAAATCTATGAGACACGAATGGTTATAGATTTTCCAAAGGCAGAACTAAAACCCATGAAATACATAATTGAAGCTGTTAATGTAGGAATATATGAGTGTCTGGGCTTATATGAAAATGAGTACTGTATCGGGTATACGTTCCTAGTAAAACAGGGAAATAGTTATCTTATCGATTACATAGCTATTTATCCAGACAAAAGAAATAAAGGCGCAGGGAGTACGCTCTTAAGGCTATTAAATGAGTATCTAGCTGATGCGGATATTGTGATCGTTGAAGTAGAGGATTCTAAATATGCAAACAGCGATGAAGAGAAAGACCTGCAGACAAGGCGTCTAGGTTTCTATCTGAGAAATGGTTGTATTGATACAGGGCTTCGTGTAAGGTGTTTTGGCGTTCCATTTATAATCCTATCTCTAGGAAAAGATAATGGTGGCGAGCCTGATACTCTTTGGGATATATACAATGCTTATTACAAGGCAGTACTTCCAAAGGAGATGTACGAAAAGAACATTGAAAGAATAGGTTAG
- a CDS encoding metallophosphoesterase: MSLYALGDLHLSFQADKPMDMFGKVWRNHEKKIEKNCNKILTDDDTLVLVGDHSWGRKLEDCEEDLRFIENLPGKKVLIRGNHDTFWDAKKTKKLNDLYAGRLFFLQNNYYPYGDYALVGTKGFCFENKGTKEHADMLVEREAKRLKESFEAARADGYEKFIVFLHYPPTSLWEKRSRFTLMAEIYGAEQVIYAHCHGKERFNDSLKGNVNGVKYSLVSGDYLDFKPQLILR, encoded by the coding sequence ATGTCGCTATATGCACTTGGAGATCTGCACCTTTCTTTTCAGGCTGACAAGCCTATGGATATGTTTGGTAAAGTGTGGAGAAACCATGAAAAGAAAATAGAAAAGAACTGCAATAAGATCCTTACGGATGATGATACGCTCGTCCTTGTCGGAGATCACAGCTGGGGAAGAAAGCTTGAAGACTGCGAAGAAGATCTTAGGTTTATTGAAAACCTTCCTGGCAAAAAGGTCCTTATTCGTGGAAATCATGATACTTTCTGGGATGCAAAGAAGACCAAAAAGCTAAATGACCTTTATGCTGGAAGGCTCTTTTTCCTTCAGAACAACTATTATCCGTATGGAGATTATGCGCTTGTAGGCACAAAGGGCTTCTGCTTTGAGAACAAAGGAACCAAAGAGCATGCGGATATGTTAGTTGAAAGAGAAGCAAAGCGCCTTAAGGAATCATTTGAGGCGGCTAGGGCTGATGGCTACGAGAAATTCATTGTGTTTTTGCATTACCCGCCAACTTCACTTTGGGAGAAGAGAAGTAGATTTACCCTTATGGCTGAAATATATGGAGCGGAGCAGGTAATCTACGCTCATTGCCATGGAAAAGAAAGATTCAATGACAGTCTTAAAGGTAATGTTAATGGAGTAAAGTATAGTCTTGTGTCAGGAGATTATCTGGATTTTAAACCGCAGCTGATATTAAGGTAA
- a CDS encoding DUF6100 family protein: MVFTKISKETSKELDKEELEKKGNRRAVLKMFELLDSYISALKTSSDSLKDMMFEDSPNSYLVNKEFMQLGLIFKKTGNKIGEIGRYSGFTGKNEISSIIGEELKFSMEGDKLHIVFPTLLPKRYNSSSKAIYTNADIRQMYEPAFTKFFSGEKHVIYLKKAVIIYTHFFSTEKEFMDHDNFETKIITDLITANMFLDDSPKNCAIFMDYKMGEHSHTEVDVIPYDRFGEYIEKKE, encoded by the coding sequence ATGGTTTTTACTAAGATCTCTAAAGAGACTTCGAAGGAACTAGATAAAGAAGAGCTTGAGAAAAAGGGAAATAGAAGAGCAGTTCTTAAGATGTTTGAGCTACTTGATTCCTATATCAGTGCGCTCAAGACTTCCTCAGATTCACTTAAAGACATGATGTTTGAGGATTCTCCCAATTCATATCTTGTAAATAAGGAGTTTATGCAGCTAGGCCTTATATTTAAAAAGACAGGAAATAAGATAGGGGAGATAGGAAGGTACTCTGGTTTTACCGGAAAAAATGAGATAAGCAGCATAATAGGAGAGGAACTTAAGTTTTCCATGGAAGGCGATAAGCTCCACATTGTTTTTCCAACCCTTCTTCCAAAAAGGTACAATAGTTCAAGCAAAGCAATCTATACAAATGCTGACATCAGGCAGATGTATGAGCCGGCTTTTACAAAGTTTTTCTCAGGAGAGAAGCATGTAATATATCTTAAAAAGGCAGTTATCATATATACTCATTTCTTTTCTACAGAAAAGGAATTCATGGACCATGATAATTTCGAAACCAAGATCATCACAGATCTTATCACGGCAAACATGTTCCTTGATGATTCACCGAAAAACTGCGCGATATTCATGGATTACAAGATGGGTGAGCACAGTCATACAGAAGTAGACGTGATTCCTTATGACAGGTTTGGAGAATACATCGAGAAAAAAGAGTAA
- a CDS encoding DUF3854 domain-containing protein, whose translation MNIKKGIGHCFNCCETADSASYYAAHTGLSLNDARNDIRKRLNIPDEKGNLPERMVYKEETQEELAPIEVRDRTYRAFLEELILSQKNYDNLRARGFTDDDIVAKGYKTFPSAENTSFEDLCRRLLNKGCTLAGVPGFYKNTKNEWTFVRLTPGIIIPQIGIHNQIEGFQIRKDDDLRREYDGELEAKIVWFSSKGKSHGTGPHVTVHIATDFIYYRDKKQYEPVLHGNKVTLTEGGMKADLCACLLDNHASLIAVQGVHALNPLKEALIALKPFGLKTVNVAFDMDYLTNKNVKEAMEKVTALIKELGLEYENLMNWEYKQKDESGNEFFLKGLDDYLAFQQRGIKPVIIKN comes from the coding sequence ATGAACATCAAAAAAGGGATCGGGCACTGCTTTAACTGCTGCGAAACTGCTGATTCAGCAAGCTATTATGCAGCACATACTGGCCTATCCCTAAATGATGCAAGAAACGACATAAGGAAAAGACTAAATATCCCAGATGAGAAAGGCAATCTCCCTGAGAGAATGGTCTACAAGGAAGAAACGCAGGAAGAACTTGCCCCTATCGAAGTACGGGACAGGACATACAGGGCATTTCTTGAAGAACTTATCCTATCGCAGAAGAACTACGATAACCTAAGAGCCAGAGGCTTCACAGATGATGACATTGTGGCCAAAGGATATAAGACATTCCCTTCAGCCGAAAACACATCTTTTGAGGACCTGTGCAGAAGGCTCTTAAACAAAGGCTGCACTCTTGCCGGAGTTCCTGGTTTCTATAAGAACACTAAGAACGAATGGACTTTCGTACGACTCACACCAGGAATCATCATTCCGCAGATTGGAATCCATAATCAGATCGAAGGATTCCAGATAAGAAAGGATGATGACCTAAGGCGCGAGTATGACGGAGAGCTTGAAGCCAAGATAGTGTGGTTTTCTAGTAAAGGCAAGTCCCACGGCACCGGACCTCATGTGACAGTCCACATTGCTACTGATTTTATCTATTACAGGGATAAAAAGCAGTACGAGCCAGTCCTTCACGGAAATAAGGTAACTTTGACTGAAGGCGGAATGAAAGCAGATCTTTGCGCATGCCTATTAGACAATCACGCTTCACTTATAGCTGTTCAGGGTGTGCATGCACTTAATCCGCTAAAAGAAGCCCTTATAGCACTTAAGCCATTTGGCCTTAAGACCGTAAATGTTGCTTTTGACATGGACTATCTGACAAACAAGAATGTCAAAGAAGCCATGGAAAAGGTAACTGCTCTCATAAAGGAACTTGGCCTTGAATATGAGAATCTGATGAACTGGGAATACAAACAAAAGGACGAATCCGGAAA